In the Blautia coccoides genome, GCCGGCCTTTGATGCGGCTTATGAATACACCGCAAAATATATTTTCCGATTCGGCGCTTTACCTGAATATCTATATAGGCGGGCTTATTTTTCTGTTTCTCTACAATATATGTACCGGTGTATTCACCGCTCTGGGAGATTCCAGGACACCCCTGTATTTATTGATCGCTTCATCACTGGGGAATATTGTCCTTGACCTGGTATTTGTCGTTGTCTTTCATATGGGAGTTGCAGGTGTGGCATGGGCTACTTTTATCGCCCAGGGTATTTCTTCGCTGTTGGCGTTTGTGACCCTTTTAAGAAGGCTAAAGGATATAGAGGCGGAAGAGCCTTACTCAAAATTTTCATGGGAAATGGCGGGCAAGATAAGCCGGGTGGCAGTGCCCAGCATTCTGCAGCAGAGCTTTATTTCTGTTGGAAACCTGTTCGTCCAGGGGCTAATCAACAGCTATGGCTCTGCTGTAGTTGCAGGATATTCCGCGGGAATGAAGGTAAATACCTTTGCCATCACCTGCTTTTCTACCCTTGGTAACGGTCTGTCCAGCTTCACTGCCCAGAATACAGGTGCCGGCAGACCGGAGCGTATCAGCCAGGGTTTCCGGGCAGGGGTGAGGCTTGTGCTGTGTGTGGCGGTACCTGCGTTTTTATTGTTTTTTATGTTCAGCCCCTCTGTCATTCAGCTCTTTATGAGTAAGGGAGGTGAAGCGGCAGCTCAGGTCGGTGTAGAATTTCTGCGGATCGTATCTCCTTTTTATATGGTCATATCATTAAAGCTCATAGCGGATGGTGTTCTCAGAGGTTCCGGCAGTATGAAAGCGTTTATGGTCTCCACGTTCACGGATCTGATACTCAGGGTTTTTCTGGCATTTGTACTTTCGGTTCCTTTCGGTGCTGTTGGTATCTGGATGTCCTGGCCTGCCGGATGGGTAATAGGCACAGGAATCTCTCTGTTTTTTTATTTTACAGGTGTGTGGAAAAAGAAAAGCGGGATCGTGTGATCTGTTGAAAATACATCGATCACTCATCAGTCACAGACAGAAGTTCGGTGATTTCTCAGCAATTGAGGAATTTCCGGGCTTTTTTTTGTGCAAAAAAGTGCACAAATTGTCTAACAGCTTTTTGTGAATATATTGTAATTGACAAATTGGAAATACTTGGGTAATATAATATTAAACATAGTTTATAAATGTTATTTAAAAATTAGAAAAGGAGAAAAACTATGGCAAAAAAAATGTTTACAACAATCTACGGACGTAACCTGGTGGGAGAACTGAAGAATATTGTGCAGAGACCTTATCTGGTGGTGACAATGGAGGATCTGTGGGAAAAATTCAAAGACGAGTTTGATGATGACTGCATCGTACACTTTGTAAAGACTCTGGAATATGATGAGATAATGGCCAACATTGAAAAACTTCCTAAGTTTGAAGCAGTGATCGGAATGGGCGGTGGACAGGCTGTTGACTATGCAAAGACGGTAGCCTGGAAGACACATATGCCTTTATATCAGGTGCCAACCTCCATCGCAACAAACGCAGTGTTCGGACACCGCGCGGGCCTGAGATTTGACAGTGTGGTAAAATACGTGGGATATGTGGAGCCGGTAGCTGTCTATGTGGATTATGATGTGATCCAGAGCGGTCCAAAAGCCCTGAACAGGAGCGGTGTGTGTGATGTGCTCTGCTACAACAACTCCCTGTTTGACTGGAAATACGCAGCAGACCAGGGGAAATGCGAGGAGAAATGGCCCTATGACCAGGAGATGGCAGATGAGGTGAGAGAAGTATACCAGTCTGTAGTGGAGAACCTGAATGACATCTATGCGTTAAACGAAAAAGGGATCCGTGTACTGACGGAGGGTCTGAGATGGGGCGGAGCAGCCTTCCACAACAACGGCTGGAACCCAAGACCTATTGAGGGAAGCGACCACTTCTTATTCTACACACTGGAATACATGACCAAGAAGAAATTCATCCATGGCCAGCCGGTATGCCTGGGGATCTTCGTGGGATCTGCAATGGGAGGAAATGACTCGGACGGGATCCTGGATATCATCCACAAAGCAGGAGTGGAGATCAGACCGGAAGGAATGGGGATCACCTGGGAGGATGTATTTGCGGCGATCAAATAT is a window encoding:
- a CDS encoding iron-containing alcohol dehydrogenase, with the protein product MAKKMFTTIYGRNLVGELKNIVQRPYLVVTMEDLWEKFKDEFDDDCIVHFVKTLEYDEIMANIEKLPKFEAVIGMGGGQAVDYAKTVAWKTHMPLYQVPTSIATNAVFGHRAGLRFDSVVKYVGYVEPVAVYVDYDVIQSGPKALNRSGVCDVLCYNNSLFDWKYAADQGKCEEKWPYDQEMADEVREVYQSVVENLNDIYALNEKGIRVLTEGLRWGGAAFHNNGWNPRPIEGSDHFLFYTLEYMTKKKFIHGQPVCLGIFVGSAMGGNDSDGILDIIHKAGVEIRPEGMGITWEDVFAAIKYEKEFLESHGYWYTVVNDFKVTDEFCRMIKDKVIAKYGEWEAK
- a CDS encoding MATE family efflux transporter, with the translated sequence MITDMTQGKPFQVLWRFTIPMLVSVMFQQFYNIVDSIVAGKFVGVDALAAVGASYPITMIFMAVATGLNIGCSVVISLYFGAREYGKMKCCVSTSLISTLGIAVFLSGCGFLFSRPLMRLMNTPQNIFSDSALYLNIYIGGLIFLFLYNICTGVFTALGDSRTPLYLLIASSLGNIVLDLVFVVVFHMGVAGVAWATFIAQGISSLLAFVTLLRRLKDIEAEEPYSKFSWEMAGKISRVAVPSILQQSFISVGNLFVQGLINSYGSAVVAGYSAGMKVNTFAITCFSTLGNGLSSFTAQNTGAGRPERISQGFRAGVRLVLCVAVPAFLLFFMFSPSVIQLFMSKGGEAAAQVGVEFLRIVSPFYMVISLKLIADGVLRGSGSMKAFMVSTFTDLILRVFLAFVLSVPFGAVGIWMSWPAGWVIGTGISLFFYFTGVWKKKSGIV